The nucleotide sequence CGTGGTGTCGACGACCTGGACCGAGGGGGGCTTCACCCGCAGGCGTGTGCGCGCCGTCACCGCCGTCACTGGCTCACCGCCATCGGTGATGACCACCAAGACGGCCCCGGCCGCCAGCCGCGCCTGGAGGTAGCGCTCCTCTGACTCCGCTCCGCGCAGCAGCTCCAGCTCTTCGCGCGACAACTTGATGAGCTGTGCGCGGTCGAGCAGGGAGTTGACTCGGACCCGGTCCACGAGATGGTCCGGCCACAGGTTGGCGCGCAGGTTGGCATCCACGCTGACGAGTGCGCCCGCGGCCGCCGCCTTGTCGGCCACCGTGATGGTCGTAGCGGTGATGGCCTCCTCCGTCAGCGTGTTCGAGCACAGGTGGAGGATGGAGCTGCCGTCGAACAGTCCCTCGGGCAGGTGCTCGGGACGGTAGAGCAGGTCCGCGGAGGGGGGCCGGTAGAAGTCGAAGCGGCGCTCACCCGAGGCATCCCGGGACACGAAGGCCAGGGCCGTCTTCGCTTCCAGGGTGCGCGCCACGTGGCGCACGTCCACGCCGTGCGAGGCCAGCTCCTCGAGGATGAAGTCCCCGAAGCGGTCGCGCCCCAGCATGCCGATGAACTGGCTCGGCACGCCCAGGCGTGCGCAGGCCACGGCCACGTTGGCCGGAGCCCC is from Hyalangium minutum and encodes:
- a CDS encoding carbohydrate kinase family protein, giving the protein MTRLIAFGEALVDMLSSRLGSSTAQETFTPYAGGAPANVAVACARLGVPSQFIGMLGRDRFGDFILEELASHGVDVRHVARTLEAKTALAFVSRDASGERRFDFYRPPSADLLYRPEHLPEGLFDGSSILHLCSNTLTEEAITATTITVADKAAAAGALVSVDANLRANLWPDHLVDRVRVNSLLDRAQLIKLSREELELLRGAESEERYLQARLAAGAVLVVITDGGEPVTAVTARTRLRVKPPSVQVVDTTAAGDAFIGGLISALVDAKVSRGTLASWAQEEGRLREALEFATRCGAFTVTRPGSYAALPKREDLSSLRG